The following proteins are co-located in the Telopea speciosissima isolate NSW1024214 ecotype Mountain lineage chromosome 9, Tspe_v1, whole genome shotgun sequence genome:
- the LOC122639910 gene encoding F-box/kelch-repeat protein At1g57790-like isoform X1, whose product MPGRNRTSEMEKSVRVDELRPWSDLPIELLELIVSHLCVEDNVRLSCVCKKYRSLRVVNQSPWLLFSPSIGGRKGGIIKYFDPSQGKFYFEETELRNAFIQCSKDGWVLFCELATSLFLLNPFTKSRIDLPFDCSLPIWFFGSKFKFALSCAPTSPDSVVFAIGNYDIHRQGVFICVYHPGDAKWTNVKYQNTDGAIFCCGDGPVFCNGLFYCLSESSDNLVGVFDPQKHTWSILPVPSPNLSIDQQRAKHLVEFKGKLLLVSVSYPDKPFIFKLDLTNMKWVEMDSLNGVTVFVSSLSSLSVTDVPSVSRNSVYFSKQRYRGKSSYLYSLEDCLYHPAKQWHEARKIPKAAWIEPPKMSHLLFEEIL is encoded by the exons atgcCGGGAAGAAACAGGACAAGTGAGATGGAGAAGTC GGTTCGAGTGGATGAGCTGCGGCCTTGGTCTGACCTTCCAATAGAACTGCTGGAGCTTATTGTGTCCCATCTCTGCGTCGAAGATAATGTCCGCTTGTCCTGTGTTTGTAAGAAATACCGTTCACTCCGTGTAGTAAACCAATCTCCTTGGCTTTTGTTCTCCCCATCGATAGGTGGCAGGAAAGGTGGGATAATCAAGTACTTTGACCCTTCACAGGGCAAGTTCTATTTTGAAGAAACAGAGCTAAGGAATGCATTTATTCAATGCAGCAAGGATGGATGGGTGCTATTTTGTGAATTGGCCACTAGCTTGTTCTTATTGAATCCCTTCACCAAGTCAAGAATCGACCTTCCCTTTGACTGTAGTTTACCAATATGGTTTTTTGGGAGTAAATTTAAATTTGCTTTATCTTGTGCGCCCACATCCCCTGACTCGGTAGTATTCGCAATTGGGAATTATGATATTCACCGTCAAGGGGTTTTTATCTGCGTGTATCATCCAGGGGATGCAAAGTGGACGAATGTTAAGTACCAAAATACTGATGGTGCCATATTTTGTTGTGGGGATGGTCCAGTTTTCTGTAATGGGTTATTCTATTGTTTGAGTGAATCTTCTGATAATTTGGTAGGGGTATTTGATCCACAGAAACATACTTGGAGTATCCTTCCTGTGCCTTCACCTAATCTGAGCATTGATCAACAGAGGGCTAAACACCTAGTCGAATTCAAGGGGAAGCTTTTATTGGTGTCTGTATCTTATCCTGATAAGCCCTTTATATTCAAACTGGATTTGACCAATATGAAATGGGTTGAAATGGACAGCTTGAATGGTGTAACAGTGTTTGTcagctctctctcttctctttcagtGACTGATGTCCCAAGTGTATCAAGGAACAGTGTCTACTTTTCGAAGCAACGTTACCGCGGGAAGTCTAGCTACTTATATTCTCTGGAGGACTGTTTGTACCATCCTGCTAAGCAGTGGCATGAGGCACGAAAAATTCCAAAGGCTGCTTGGATCGAACCACCTAAGATGAGTCATCTTTTGTTTGAAGAGATCCTTTAA
- the LOC122639910 gene encoding F-box/kelch-repeat protein At1g57790-like isoform X2, with protein MTGRNRTSEMEKSVRVDELRPWSDLPIELLELIVSHLCVEDNVRLSCVCKKYRSLRVVNQSPWLLFSPSIGGRKGGIIKYFDPSQGKFYFEETELRNAFIQCSKDGWVLFCELATSLFLLNPFTKSRIDLPFDCSLPIWFFGSKFKFALSCAPTSPDSVVFAIGNYDIHRQGVFICVYHPGDAKWTNVKYQNTDGAIFCCGDGPVFCNGLFYCLSESSDNLVGVFDPQKHTWSILPVPSPNLSIDQQRAKHLVEFKGKLLLVSVSYPDKPFIFKLDLTNMKWVEMDSLNGVTVFVSSLSSLSVTDVPSVSRNSVYFSKQRYRGKSSYLYSLEDCLYHPAKQWHEARKIPKAAWIEPPKMSHLLFEEIL; from the exons ATGACGGGAAGAAA CCG GACAAGTGAGATGGAGAAGTC GGTTCGAGTGGATGAGCTGCGGCCTTGGTCTGACCTTCCAATAGAACTGCTGGAGCTTATTGTGTCCCATCTCTGCGTCGAAGATAATGTCCGCTTGTCCTGTGTTTGTAAGAAATACCGTTCACTCCGTGTAGTAAACCAATCTCCTTGGCTTTTGTTCTCCCCATCGATAGGTGGCAGGAAAGGTGGGATAATCAAGTACTTTGACCCTTCACAGGGCAAGTTCTATTTTGAAGAAACAGAGCTAAGGAATGCATTTATTCAATGCAGCAAGGATGGATGGGTGCTATTTTGTGAATTGGCCACTAGCTTGTTCTTATTGAATCCCTTCACCAAGTCAAGAATCGACCTTCCCTTTGACTGTAGTTTACCAATATGGTTTTTTGGGAGTAAATTTAAATTTGCTTTATCTTGTGCGCCCACATCCCCTGACTCGGTAGTATTCGCAATTGGGAATTATGATATTCACCGTCAAGGGGTTTTTATCTGCGTGTATCATCCAGGGGATGCAAAGTGGACGAATGTTAAGTACCAAAATACTGATGGTGCCATATTTTGTTGTGGGGATGGTCCAGTTTTCTGTAATGGGTTATTCTATTGTTTGAGTGAATCTTCTGATAATTTGGTAGGGGTATTTGATCCACAGAAACATACTTGGAGTATCCTTCCTGTGCCTTCACCTAATCTGAGCATTGATCAACAGAGGGCTAAACACCTAGTCGAATTCAAGGGGAAGCTTTTATTGGTGTCTGTATCTTATCCTGATAAGCCCTTTATATTCAAACTGGATTTGACCAATATGAAATGGGTTGAAATGGACAGCTTGAATGGTGTAACAGTGTTTGTcagctctctctcttctctttcagtGACTGATGTCCCAAGTGTATCAAGGAACAGTGTCTACTTTTCGAAGCAACGTTACCGCGGGAAGTCTAGCTACTTATATTCTCTGGAGGACTGTTTGTACCATCCTGCTAAGCAGTGGCATGAGGCACGAAAAATTCCAAAGGCTGCTTGGATCGAACCACCTAAGATGAGTCATCTTTTGTTTGAAGAGATCCTTTAA